Proteins co-encoded in one Chaetodon auriga isolate fChaAug3 chromosome 9, fChaAug3.hap1, whole genome shotgun sequence genomic window:
- the arhgef9a gene encoding rho guanine nucleotide exchange factor 9 isoform X6: protein MHTLSEQLHATNMLISGGSIVNAEAVWDHVTMADRELAFKAGDVIKVLDASNKDWWWGQIDEEEGWFPASFVRVEPHPPQPQTKQVFYINPIATPRFQNTTSKLWVNQEDGGAEPAEGTSEVQNGHLDPTNDCLCLGSPLQNRDQMRANVINEIMSTERHYIKHLKDICEGYLRQCRKRVDMFNDDQLKVIFGNIEDIYRFQMGFVRDLEKQYNTEEPHLSEIGPCFLEHQDGFWIYSEYCNNHLDACMELSKLMRDGRYQHFFEACRLLQQMIDIAIDGFLLTPVQKICKYPLQLAELLKYTAQEHSDYRYVAAALAVMRNVTQQINERKRRLENIDKIAQWQASVLDWEGDDILDRSSELIYTGELSWIYQPYGRSQQRVFFLFDHQLVLCKKDLIRRDILYYKGRIDMDRYEVRDAIDGRDDDFNVSVKNAFKLCNKDSEEIHIFLAKKPEEKIRWLRAFHEERKMVQEDEKIGFEISEYQKRQAAMTVRKVTKQKGVNRCTPPSYPPPQDPLSAGQYEVTEDMAQGEVFEFSQSKRGQAPFWQNFSRLAPFKK from the exons ATGCATACACTCTCTGAACAGTTACATGCCACAAACATG TTGATAAGTGGAGGTTCAATCGTCAACGCTGAGGCGGTATGGGACCATGTGACCATGGCGGACCGGGAGTTGGCGTTTAAGGCCGGTGACGTCATCAAGGTGCTGGACGCCTCCAACAAGGACTGGTGGTGGGGCCAGattgatgaggaggaaggatgGTTCCCTGCCAGCTTTGTACGG GTGGAACCCCACCCTCCTCAGCCCCAAACAAAACAGGTTTTCTATATCAACCCCATAGCAACTCCACGGTTCCAAAACACCACGTCAAAG CTGTGGGTGAACCAGGAGGACGGCGGAGCAGAGCCAGCCGAGGGGACCAGCGAGGTGCAGAACGGGCACCTGGATCCGACCAATGACTGCCTGTGTCTGGGCTCGCCCCTCCAGAACCGAGACCAAATGAGAGCTAACGTCATCAATGAGATCATGAGCACAGAGAGGCACTACATCAAACACCTCAAGGACATCTGTGAG GGATACCTGCGCCAGTGCAGGAAGCGTGTGGACATGTTCAACGACGACCAGCTGAAGGTCATCTTTGGGAACATCGAGGACATCTACCGCTTCCAGATGGGCTTTGTTAGAGACTTGGAGAAACAGTACAACACAGAGGAACCCCACCTCTCTGAAATCGGACCGTGCTTTTTAGAACAC CAAGATGGTTTTTGGATCTATTCAGAATACTGTAACAACCACTTGGATGCCTGTATGGAGCTGAGCAAACTGATGAGGGATGGCAGGTACCAGCACTTCTTCGAGGCCTGTCGCCTCCTTCAGCAAATGATTGACATCGCCATAGACGGCTTCTTGCTCACCCCTGTccagaaaatctgcaaataTCCACTCCAGCTGGCTGAGCTTCTCAAATACACCGCACAGGAGCACAG TGACTATCGATACGTGGCAGCAGCACTGGCAGTAATGCGGAACGTCACTCAGCAGATCaacgagaggaagaggaggctggagaACATCGACAAGATCGCCCAGTGGCAAGCCTCTGTTCTGGACTGGGAG GGGGATGATATCTTGGACAGGAGCTCGGAGCTCATCTACACTGGGGAGTTGTCATGGATCTATCAGCCGTATGGACGTAGCCAGCAGCgagtcttcttcctctttgatcaCCAGCTGGTCCTCTGTAAGAAG gaCCTGATACGCCGAGACATCCTGTACTATAAGGGCCGCATCGACATGGATCGCTACGAGGTGCGGGACGCCATAGACGGGCGCGATGACGACTTCAACGTCAGTGTGAAGAACGCCTTCAAATTGTGCAACAAAGACAGCGAGGAGATCCACATCTTCCTGGCAAAGAAGCCAGAGGAGAAGATCCGCTGGCTCAGGGCCTTCcacgaggagaggaagatggtgCAGGAGGATGAGAAAATCG gTTTTGAGATCTCGGAGTATCAGAAGCGACAGGCGGCCATGACAGTGAGAAAGGTGACCAAACAGAAAG GTGTAAACAGGTGCACGCCCCCCTCATACCCGCCCCCCCAGGACCCCCTCAGTGCGGGGCAGTATGAGGTAACGGAGGACATGGCACAAGGAGAGGTTTTTGAATTCAGTCAATCCAAAAGAGGCCAGGCTCCTTTCTGGCAGAATTTTAGTAGATTAGCTCCATTTAAGAAATAG
- the arhgef9a gene encoding rho guanine nucleotide exchange factor 9 isoform X10, with protein sequence MHTLSEQLHATNMLISGGSIVNAEAVWDHVTMADRELAFKAGDVIKVLDASNKDWWWGQIDEEEGWFPASFVRLWVNQEDGGAEPAEGTSEVQNGHLDPTNDCLCLGSPLQNRDQMRANVINEIMSTERHYIKHLKDICEGYLRQCRKRVDMFNDDQLKVIFGNIEDIYRFQMGFVRDLEKQYNTEEPHLSEIGPCFLEHQDGFWIYSEYCNNHLDACMELSKLMRDGRYQHFFEACRLLQQMIDIAIDGFLLTPVQKICKYPLQLAELLKYTAQEHSDYRYVAAALAVMRNVTQQINERKRRLENIDKIAQWQASVLDWEGDDILDRSSELIYTGELSWIYQPYGRSQQRVFFLFDHQLVLCKKDLIRRDILYYKGRIDMDRYEVRDAIDGRDDDFNVSVKNAFKLCNKDSEEIHIFLAKKPEEKIRWLRAFHEERKMVQEDEKIGFEISEYQKRQAAMTVRKVTKQKGVNRCTPPSYPPPQDPLSAGQYEVTEDMAQGEVFEFSQSKRGQAPFWQNFSRLAPFKK encoded by the exons ATGCATACACTCTCTGAACAGTTACATGCCACAAACATG TTGATAAGTGGAGGTTCAATCGTCAACGCTGAGGCGGTATGGGACCATGTGACCATGGCGGACCGGGAGTTGGCGTTTAAGGCCGGTGACGTCATCAAGGTGCTGGACGCCTCCAACAAGGACTGGTGGTGGGGCCAGattgatgaggaggaaggatgGTTCCCTGCCAGCTTTGTACGG CTGTGGGTGAACCAGGAGGACGGCGGAGCAGAGCCAGCCGAGGGGACCAGCGAGGTGCAGAACGGGCACCTGGATCCGACCAATGACTGCCTGTGTCTGGGCTCGCCCCTCCAGAACCGAGACCAAATGAGAGCTAACGTCATCAATGAGATCATGAGCACAGAGAGGCACTACATCAAACACCTCAAGGACATCTGTGAG GGATACCTGCGCCAGTGCAGGAAGCGTGTGGACATGTTCAACGACGACCAGCTGAAGGTCATCTTTGGGAACATCGAGGACATCTACCGCTTCCAGATGGGCTTTGTTAGAGACTTGGAGAAACAGTACAACACAGAGGAACCCCACCTCTCTGAAATCGGACCGTGCTTTTTAGAACAC CAAGATGGTTTTTGGATCTATTCAGAATACTGTAACAACCACTTGGATGCCTGTATGGAGCTGAGCAAACTGATGAGGGATGGCAGGTACCAGCACTTCTTCGAGGCCTGTCGCCTCCTTCAGCAAATGATTGACATCGCCATAGACGGCTTCTTGCTCACCCCTGTccagaaaatctgcaaataTCCACTCCAGCTGGCTGAGCTTCTCAAATACACCGCACAGGAGCACAG TGACTATCGATACGTGGCAGCAGCACTGGCAGTAATGCGGAACGTCACTCAGCAGATCaacgagaggaagaggaggctggagaACATCGACAAGATCGCCCAGTGGCAAGCCTCTGTTCTGGACTGGGAG GGGGATGATATCTTGGACAGGAGCTCGGAGCTCATCTACACTGGGGAGTTGTCATGGATCTATCAGCCGTATGGACGTAGCCAGCAGCgagtcttcttcctctttgatcaCCAGCTGGTCCTCTGTAAGAAG gaCCTGATACGCCGAGACATCCTGTACTATAAGGGCCGCATCGACATGGATCGCTACGAGGTGCGGGACGCCATAGACGGGCGCGATGACGACTTCAACGTCAGTGTGAAGAACGCCTTCAAATTGTGCAACAAAGACAGCGAGGAGATCCACATCTTCCTGGCAAAGAAGCCAGAGGAGAAGATCCGCTGGCTCAGGGCCTTCcacgaggagaggaagatggtgCAGGAGGATGAGAAAATCG gTTTTGAGATCTCGGAGTATCAGAAGCGACAGGCGGCCATGACAGTGAGAAAGGTGACCAAACAGAAAG GTGTAAACAGGTGCACGCCCCCCTCATACCCGCCCCCCCAGGACCCCCTCAGTGCGGGGCAGTATGAGGTAACGGAGGACATGGCACAAGGAGAGGTTTTTGAATTCAGTCAATCCAAAAGAGGCCAGGCTCCTTTCTGGCAGAATTTTAGTAGATTAGCTCCATTTAAGAAATAG
- the arhgef9a gene encoding rho guanine nucleotide exchange factor 9 isoform X15 has protein sequence MHTLSEQLHATNMLISGGSIVNAEAVWDHVTMADRELAFKAGDVIKVLDASNKDWWWGQIDEEEGWFPASFVRLWVNQEDGGAEPAEGTSEVQNGHLDPTNDCLCLGSPLQNRDQMRANVINEIMSTERHYIKHLKDICEGYLRQCRKRVDMFNDDQLKVIFGNIEDIYRFQMGFVRDLEKQYNTEEPHLSEIGPCFLEHQDGFWIYSEYCNNHLDACMELSKLMRDGRYQHFFEACRLLQQMIDIAIDGFLLTPVQKICKYPLQLAELLKYTAQEHSDYRYVAAALAVMRNVTQQINERKRRLENIDKIAQWQASVLDWEGDDILDRSSELIYTGELSWIYQPYGRSQQRVFFLFDHQLVLCKKDLIRRDILYYKGRIDMDRYEVRDAIDGRDDDFNVSVKNAFKLCNKDSEEIHIFLAKKPEEKIRWLRAFHEERKMVQEDEKIGFEISEYQKRQAAMTVRKVTKQKGEATRRYQV, from the exons ATGCATACACTCTCTGAACAGTTACATGCCACAAACATG TTGATAAGTGGAGGTTCAATCGTCAACGCTGAGGCGGTATGGGACCATGTGACCATGGCGGACCGGGAGTTGGCGTTTAAGGCCGGTGACGTCATCAAGGTGCTGGACGCCTCCAACAAGGACTGGTGGTGGGGCCAGattgatgaggaggaaggatgGTTCCCTGCCAGCTTTGTACGG CTGTGGGTGAACCAGGAGGACGGCGGAGCAGAGCCAGCCGAGGGGACCAGCGAGGTGCAGAACGGGCACCTGGATCCGACCAATGACTGCCTGTGTCTGGGCTCGCCCCTCCAGAACCGAGACCAAATGAGAGCTAACGTCATCAATGAGATCATGAGCACAGAGAGGCACTACATCAAACACCTCAAGGACATCTGTGAG GGATACCTGCGCCAGTGCAGGAAGCGTGTGGACATGTTCAACGACGACCAGCTGAAGGTCATCTTTGGGAACATCGAGGACATCTACCGCTTCCAGATGGGCTTTGTTAGAGACTTGGAGAAACAGTACAACACAGAGGAACCCCACCTCTCTGAAATCGGACCGTGCTTTTTAGAACAC CAAGATGGTTTTTGGATCTATTCAGAATACTGTAACAACCACTTGGATGCCTGTATGGAGCTGAGCAAACTGATGAGGGATGGCAGGTACCAGCACTTCTTCGAGGCCTGTCGCCTCCTTCAGCAAATGATTGACATCGCCATAGACGGCTTCTTGCTCACCCCTGTccagaaaatctgcaaataTCCACTCCAGCTGGCTGAGCTTCTCAAATACACCGCACAGGAGCACAG TGACTATCGATACGTGGCAGCAGCACTGGCAGTAATGCGGAACGTCACTCAGCAGATCaacgagaggaagaggaggctggagaACATCGACAAGATCGCCCAGTGGCAAGCCTCTGTTCTGGACTGGGAG GGGGATGATATCTTGGACAGGAGCTCGGAGCTCATCTACACTGGGGAGTTGTCATGGATCTATCAGCCGTATGGACGTAGCCAGCAGCgagtcttcttcctctttgatcaCCAGCTGGTCCTCTGTAAGAAG gaCCTGATACGCCGAGACATCCTGTACTATAAGGGCCGCATCGACATGGATCGCTACGAGGTGCGGGACGCCATAGACGGGCGCGATGACGACTTCAACGTCAGTGTGAAGAACGCCTTCAAATTGTGCAACAAAGACAGCGAGGAGATCCACATCTTCCTGGCAAAGAAGCCAGAGGAGAAGATCCGCTGGCTCAGGGCCTTCcacgaggagaggaagatggtgCAGGAGGATGAGAAAATCG gTTTTGAGATCTCGGAGTATCAGAAGCGACAGGCGGCCATGACAGTGAGAAAGGTGACCAAACAGAAAGGTGAGGCAACAAGAAGATATCAG GTGTAA
- the arhgef9a gene encoding rho guanine nucleotide exchange factor 9 isoform X14 — MTMMMLISGGSIVNAEAVWDHVTMADRELAFKAGDVIKVLDASNKDWWWGQIDEEEGWFPASFVRLWVNQEDGGAEPAEGTSEVQNGHLDPTNDCLCLGSPLQNRDQMRANVINEIMSTERHYIKHLKDICEGYLRQCRKRVDMFNDDQLKVIFGNIEDIYRFQMGFVRDLEKQYNTEEPHLSEIGPCFLEHQDGFWIYSEYCNNHLDACMELSKLMRDGRYQHFFEACRLLQQMIDIAIDGFLLTPVQKICKYPLQLAELLKYTAQEHSDYRYVAAALAVMRNVTQQINERKRRLENIDKIAQWQASVLDWEGDDILDRSSELIYTGELSWIYQPYGRSQQRVFFLFDHQLVLCKKDLIRRDILYYKGRIDMDRYEVRDAIDGRDDDFNVSVKNAFKLCNKDSEEIHIFLAKKPEEKIRWLRAFHEERKMVQEDEKIGFEISEYQKRQAAMTVRKVTKQKDSFIDFILRKRAMLYGHGLKMIKVYALEFSLELAQ; from the exons TTGATAAGTGGAGGTTCAATCGTCAACGCTGAGGCGGTATGGGACCATGTGACCATGGCGGACCGGGAGTTGGCGTTTAAGGCCGGTGACGTCATCAAGGTGCTGGACGCCTCCAACAAGGACTGGTGGTGGGGCCAGattgatgaggaggaaggatgGTTCCCTGCCAGCTTTGTACGG CTGTGGGTGAACCAGGAGGACGGCGGAGCAGAGCCAGCCGAGGGGACCAGCGAGGTGCAGAACGGGCACCTGGATCCGACCAATGACTGCCTGTGTCTGGGCTCGCCCCTCCAGAACCGAGACCAAATGAGAGCTAACGTCATCAATGAGATCATGAGCACAGAGAGGCACTACATCAAACACCTCAAGGACATCTGTGAG GGATACCTGCGCCAGTGCAGGAAGCGTGTGGACATGTTCAACGACGACCAGCTGAAGGTCATCTTTGGGAACATCGAGGACATCTACCGCTTCCAGATGGGCTTTGTTAGAGACTTGGAGAAACAGTACAACACAGAGGAACCCCACCTCTCTGAAATCGGACCGTGCTTTTTAGAACAC CAAGATGGTTTTTGGATCTATTCAGAATACTGTAACAACCACTTGGATGCCTGTATGGAGCTGAGCAAACTGATGAGGGATGGCAGGTACCAGCACTTCTTCGAGGCCTGTCGCCTCCTTCAGCAAATGATTGACATCGCCATAGACGGCTTCTTGCTCACCCCTGTccagaaaatctgcaaataTCCACTCCAGCTGGCTGAGCTTCTCAAATACACCGCACAGGAGCACAG TGACTATCGATACGTGGCAGCAGCACTGGCAGTAATGCGGAACGTCACTCAGCAGATCaacgagaggaagaggaggctggagaACATCGACAAGATCGCCCAGTGGCAAGCCTCTGTTCTGGACTGGGAG GGGGATGATATCTTGGACAGGAGCTCGGAGCTCATCTACACTGGGGAGTTGTCATGGATCTATCAGCCGTATGGACGTAGCCAGCAGCgagtcttcttcctctttgatcaCCAGCTGGTCCTCTGTAAGAAG gaCCTGATACGCCGAGACATCCTGTACTATAAGGGCCGCATCGACATGGATCGCTACGAGGTGCGGGACGCCATAGACGGGCGCGATGACGACTTCAACGTCAGTGTGAAGAACGCCTTCAAATTGTGCAACAAAGACAGCGAGGAGATCCACATCTTCCTGGCAAAGAAGCCAGAGGAGAAGATCCGCTGGCTCAGGGCCTTCcacgaggagaggaagatggtgCAGGAGGATGAGAAAATCG gTTTTGAGATCTCGGAGTATCAGAAGCGACAGGCGGCCATGACAGTGAGAAAGGTGACCAAACAGAAAG ATTCATTTATAGATTTCATCTTGAGAAAGAGGGCCATGTTGTATGGACATGGTTTGAAAATGATAAAGGTATATGCATTAGAGTTCTCCTTAGAGCTAGCGCAATAA
- the arhgef9a gene encoding rho guanine nucleotide exchange factor 9 isoform X12, with product MTMMMLISGGSIVNAEAVWDHVTMADRELAFKAGDVIKVLDASNKDWWWGQIDEEEGWFPASFVRLWVNQEDGGAEPAEGTSEVQNGHLDPTNDCLCLGSPLQNRDQMRANVINEIMSTERHYIKHLKDICEGYLRQCRKRVDMFNDDQLKVIFGNIEDIYRFQMGFVRDLEKQYNTEEPHLSEIGPCFLEHQDGFWIYSEYCNNHLDACMELSKLMRDGRYQHFFEACRLLQQMIDIAIDGFLLTPVQKICKYPLQLAELLKYTAQEHSDYRYVAAALAVMRNVTQQINERKRRLENIDKIAQWQASVLDWEGDDILDRSSELIYTGELSWIYQPYGRSQQRVFFLFDHQLVLCKKDLIRRDILYYKGRIDMDRYEVRDAIDGRDDDFNVSVKNAFKLCNKDSEEIHIFLAKKPEEKIRWLRAFHEERKMVQEDEKIGFEISEYQKRQAAMTVRKVTKQKGVNRCTPPSYPPPQDPLSAGQYEVTEDMAQGEVFEFSQSKRGQAPFWQNFSRLAPFKK from the exons TTGATAAGTGGAGGTTCAATCGTCAACGCTGAGGCGGTATGGGACCATGTGACCATGGCGGACCGGGAGTTGGCGTTTAAGGCCGGTGACGTCATCAAGGTGCTGGACGCCTCCAACAAGGACTGGTGGTGGGGCCAGattgatgaggaggaaggatgGTTCCCTGCCAGCTTTGTACGG CTGTGGGTGAACCAGGAGGACGGCGGAGCAGAGCCAGCCGAGGGGACCAGCGAGGTGCAGAACGGGCACCTGGATCCGACCAATGACTGCCTGTGTCTGGGCTCGCCCCTCCAGAACCGAGACCAAATGAGAGCTAACGTCATCAATGAGATCATGAGCACAGAGAGGCACTACATCAAACACCTCAAGGACATCTGTGAG GGATACCTGCGCCAGTGCAGGAAGCGTGTGGACATGTTCAACGACGACCAGCTGAAGGTCATCTTTGGGAACATCGAGGACATCTACCGCTTCCAGATGGGCTTTGTTAGAGACTTGGAGAAACAGTACAACACAGAGGAACCCCACCTCTCTGAAATCGGACCGTGCTTTTTAGAACAC CAAGATGGTTTTTGGATCTATTCAGAATACTGTAACAACCACTTGGATGCCTGTATGGAGCTGAGCAAACTGATGAGGGATGGCAGGTACCAGCACTTCTTCGAGGCCTGTCGCCTCCTTCAGCAAATGATTGACATCGCCATAGACGGCTTCTTGCTCACCCCTGTccagaaaatctgcaaataTCCACTCCAGCTGGCTGAGCTTCTCAAATACACCGCACAGGAGCACAG TGACTATCGATACGTGGCAGCAGCACTGGCAGTAATGCGGAACGTCACTCAGCAGATCaacgagaggaagaggaggctggagaACATCGACAAGATCGCCCAGTGGCAAGCCTCTGTTCTGGACTGGGAG GGGGATGATATCTTGGACAGGAGCTCGGAGCTCATCTACACTGGGGAGTTGTCATGGATCTATCAGCCGTATGGACGTAGCCAGCAGCgagtcttcttcctctttgatcaCCAGCTGGTCCTCTGTAAGAAG gaCCTGATACGCCGAGACATCCTGTACTATAAGGGCCGCATCGACATGGATCGCTACGAGGTGCGGGACGCCATAGACGGGCGCGATGACGACTTCAACGTCAGTGTGAAGAACGCCTTCAAATTGTGCAACAAAGACAGCGAGGAGATCCACATCTTCCTGGCAAAGAAGCCAGAGGAGAAGATCCGCTGGCTCAGGGCCTTCcacgaggagaggaagatggtgCAGGAGGATGAGAAAATCG gTTTTGAGATCTCGGAGTATCAGAAGCGACAGGCGGCCATGACAGTGAGAAAGGTGACCAAACAGAAAG GTGTAAACAGGTGCACGCCCCCCTCATACCCGCCCCCCCAGGACCCCCTCAGTGCGGGGCAGTATGAGGTAACGGAGGACATGGCACAAGGAGAGGTTTTTGAATTCAGTCAATCCAAAAGAGGCCAGGCTCCTTTCTGGCAGAATTTTAGTAGATTAGCTCCATTTAAGAAATAG
- the arhgef9a gene encoding rho guanine nucleotide exchange factor 9 isoform X8, producing the protein MDLRLGPGSQRTTLSHRRGEKGSARWSRAGTPGAPSRLRVEMNDLISGGSIVNAEAVWDHVTMADRELAFKAGDVIKVLDASNKDWWWGQIDEEEGWFPASFVRVEPHPPQPQTKQVFYINPIATPRFQNTTSKLWVNQEDGGAEPAEGTSEVQNGHLDPTNDCLCLGSPLQNRDQMRANVINEIMSTERHYIKHLKDICEGYLRQCRKRVDMFNDDQLKVIFGNIEDIYRFQMGFVRDLEKQYNTEEPHLSEIGPCFLEHQDGFWIYSEYCNNHLDACMELSKLMRDGRYQHFFEACRLLQQMIDIAIDGFLLTPVQKICKYPLQLAELLKYTAQEHSDYRYVAAALAVMRNVTQQINERKRRLENIDKIAQWQASVLDWEGDDILDRSSELIYTGELSWIYQPYGRSQQRVFFLFDHQLVLCKKDLIRRDILYYKGRIDMDRYEVRDAIDGRDDDFNVSVKNAFKLCNKDSEEIHIFLAKKPEEKIRWLRAFHEERKMVQEDEKIGFEISEYQKRQAAMTVRKVTKQKGVNRCTPPSYPPPQDPLSAGQYEVTEDMAQGEVFEFSQSKRGQAPFWQNFSRLAPFKK; encoded by the exons TTGATAAGTGGAGGTTCAATCGTCAACGCTGAGGCGGTATGGGACCATGTGACCATGGCGGACCGGGAGTTGGCGTTTAAGGCCGGTGACGTCATCAAGGTGCTGGACGCCTCCAACAAGGACTGGTGGTGGGGCCAGattgatgaggaggaaggatgGTTCCCTGCCAGCTTTGTACGG GTGGAACCCCACCCTCCTCAGCCCCAAACAAAACAGGTTTTCTATATCAACCCCATAGCAACTCCACGGTTCCAAAACACCACGTCAAAG CTGTGGGTGAACCAGGAGGACGGCGGAGCAGAGCCAGCCGAGGGGACCAGCGAGGTGCAGAACGGGCACCTGGATCCGACCAATGACTGCCTGTGTCTGGGCTCGCCCCTCCAGAACCGAGACCAAATGAGAGCTAACGTCATCAATGAGATCATGAGCACAGAGAGGCACTACATCAAACACCTCAAGGACATCTGTGAG GGATACCTGCGCCAGTGCAGGAAGCGTGTGGACATGTTCAACGACGACCAGCTGAAGGTCATCTTTGGGAACATCGAGGACATCTACCGCTTCCAGATGGGCTTTGTTAGAGACTTGGAGAAACAGTACAACACAGAGGAACCCCACCTCTCTGAAATCGGACCGTGCTTTTTAGAACAC CAAGATGGTTTTTGGATCTATTCAGAATACTGTAACAACCACTTGGATGCCTGTATGGAGCTGAGCAAACTGATGAGGGATGGCAGGTACCAGCACTTCTTCGAGGCCTGTCGCCTCCTTCAGCAAATGATTGACATCGCCATAGACGGCTTCTTGCTCACCCCTGTccagaaaatctgcaaataTCCACTCCAGCTGGCTGAGCTTCTCAAATACACCGCACAGGAGCACAG TGACTATCGATACGTGGCAGCAGCACTGGCAGTAATGCGGAACGTCACTCAGCAGATCaacgagaggaagaggaggctggagaACATCGACAAGATCGCCCAGTGGCAAGCCTCTGTTCTGGACTGGGAG GGGGATGATATCTTGGACAGGAGCTCGGAGCTCATCTACACTGGGGAGTTGTCATGGATCTATCAGCCGTATGGACGTAGCCAGCAGCgagtcttcttcctctttgatcaCCAGCTGGTCCTCTGTAAGAAG gaCCTGATACGCCGAGACATCCTGTACTATAAGGGCCGCATCGACATGGATCGCTACGAGGTGCGGGACGCCATAGACGGGCGCGATGACGACTTCAACGTCAGTGTGAAGAACGCCTTCAAATTGTGCAACAAAGACAGCGAGGAGATCCACATCTTCCTGGCAAAGAAGCCAGAGGAGAAGATCCGCTGGCTCAGGGCCTTCcacgaggagaggaagatggtgCAGGAGGATGAGAAAATCG gTTTTGAGATCTCGGAGTATCAGAAGCGACAGGCGGCCATGACAGTGAGAAAGGTGACCAAACAGAAAG GTGTAAACAGGTGCACGCCCCCCTCATACCCGCCCCCCCAGGACCCCCTCAGTGCGGGGCAGTATGAGGTAACGGAGGACATGGCACAAGGAGAGGTTTTTGAATTCAGTCAATCCAAAAGAGGCCAGGCTCCTTTCTGGCAGAATTTTAGTAGATTAGCTCCATTTAAGAAATAG